In one window of Pseudomonadota bacterium DNA:
- a CDS encoding DUF547 domain-containing protein, whose amino-acid sequence MDSHGAGAGPETLSEQEAYRINLYNALTVDLVLVHYR is encoded by the coding sequence GTGGATAGCCATGGGGCAGGCGCTGGACCCGAGACGCTATCGGAGCAGGAGGCCTATCGGATCAACCTGTACAACGCCCTGACCGTGGATCTGGTGCTCGTGCACTACCGGTGA
- a CDS encoding serine/threonine protein kinase: MAAVRQYRDALPQGAELLWYRIQEVLGQGTFGTTYLAEDLNDGRIVAIKEYLPPQVARRGEEQGLQPLSDVLFDDYAAGLGRFIAEAENLYRFDHPHIVRLVDLFEANNTAYLVMEYEEGENLQSILSRRATLSEHEILRLLFPLLDALEALHDQQFVHRDIKPSNIFIRQNGSPMLLDFGSARQIAPAEVHPLTNLVSPGFAPIEQYSSSPEKQGPWTDIYALGATLYRAVTGAIPAQATARAEAVVHGGRDPHGPASECAAGLYSEGLLNAIDWALQFRSQDRPQSIADWRKAFDTGSEGWRADDPPALVYKPQVTNDESPTEPGQPSTAPALRALVSHHNSSVFGRAGEARRLERRTVRPDRRRHAVVGVLRAHWAQAAALIGLCIGLAGMLAGPERDTGQPPPKAAATPLPLAETTPLRPPPAGGSDLGWSDTFEVYGLAGRTEPASKPQPEDLPPDPRDTVQGLLQGAREDLGAHRLTIPEGQSAYDKYRQVLALEPGSRAAADGIQSILDRYLALVYQEIEANDLVSAQRLLSRAASISPEAHRVTLARRALFAKRYG; the protein is encoded by the coding sequence ATGGCAGCCGTTAGGCAGTACCGGGACGCCCTGCCACAGGGCGCCGAGCTTCTGTGGTATCGGATCCAGGAGGTCCTGGGCCAGGGCACCTTCGGGACCACCTACCTCGCCGAAGACCTGAACGACGGGCGCATCGTCGCGATCAAGGAATACCTTCCCCCGCAGGTGGCCCGGCGCGGGGAAGAGCAGGGGCTCCAACCCCTCTCGGATGTGCTCTTCGACGACTACGCCGCGGGTCTCGGGCGGTTCATCGCGGAGGCCGAGAACCTGTACCGGTTCGATCATCCCCACATCGTCCGGCTGGTGGACCTGTTCGAGGCCAACAACACCGCCTATCTCGTCATGGAATATGAGGAGGGGGAGAACCTGCAGTCGATCCTGTCGCGGCGTGCCACCCTCTCGGAACACGAGATCCTGCGCCTCCTGTTCCCCCTCCTGGATGCCCTGGAGGCGCTGCACGACCAGCAGTTTGTCCATCGCGACATCAAGCCGAGCAACATCTTCATTCGCCAGAACGGCAGCCCCATGCTCCTCGACTTCGGCTCGGCGCGGCAGATCGCGCCCGCAGAAGTGCATCCCTTGACCAACCTCGTCTCGCCCGGATTTGCACCCATCGAACAATACAGCTCGAGCCCCGAGAAACAAGGGCCTTGGACCGACATCTACGCCCTGGGAGCGACCCTCTACCGGGCCGTGACCGGCGCCATACCGGCGCAGGCGACCGCGCGCGCCGAGGCCGTGGTGCATGGGGGCAGAGATCCCCACGGCCCGGCTTCCGAATGCGCCGCGGGTCTCTACTCCGAAGGCTTGCTCAACGCCATCGACTGGGCCTTGCAGTTCAGGTCCCAGGATCGCCCGCAGTCGATCGCCGATTGGCGCAAGGCCTTCGACACCGGTTCGGAGGGCTGGCGGGCGGACGACCCGCCGGCCTTGGTCTACAAACCACAGGTAACGAACGATGAGAGTCCCACGGAGCCCGGACAGCCCTCGACTGCACCGGCCCTGCGTGCCCTCGTGAGCCACCATAATTCATCTGTTTTTGGTCGAGCGGGGGAGGCCCGACGACTCGAGAGGCGGACCGTGCGTCCCGACCGTCGACGGCATGCGGTGGTGGGCGTTTTACGCGCTCACTGGGCACAGGCCGCAGCCCTCATCGGCCTCTGCATCGGCCTTGCCGGGATGCTCGCGGGGCCGGAGCGGGACACGGGACAGCCCCCGCCCAAAGCCGCTGCCACGCCGCTGCCGCTCGCCGAGACCACCCCACTGCGTCCACCCCCCGCGGGCGGATCCGACCTCGGCTGGAGCGACACCTTCGAGGTGTACGGGCTCGCGGGTCGCACCGAACCGGCATCGAAACCGCAGCCCGAGGACCTTCCCCCGGATCCGCGCGACACCGTCCAGGGACTCTTGCAAGGCGCACGGGAAGACCTGGGGGCCCATCGTCTCACCATCCCGGAGGGGCAGAGCGCCTACGACAAGTATCGCCAGGTTTTGGCCCTAGAGCCCGGCAGCCGAGCGGCCGCAGACGGGATCCAGTCCATCCTGGACCGGTACCTCGCCCTCGTCTACCAGGAGATCGAGGCCAACGACCTCGTGAGCGCCCAGCGCTTGCTGAGCCGTGCCGCCAGCATCTCGCCGGAGGCCCATCGTGTGACCTTGGCCCGCCGGGCGCTGTTCGCCAAACGCTACGGGTGA